A genome region from Manihot esculenta cultivar AM560-2 chromosome 5, M.esculenta_v8, whole genome shotgun sequence includes the following:
- the LOC110615935 gene encoding transcription factor MYB17 isoform X3: MRLMEVIFLIQLLICVIRILCSLDVSILFRWAAIASQLPGRTDNEIKNLWNTHLKKRLLCMGLDPQTHEPFTSCGPAIKAPASPATRHMAQWESARLEAEARLSRESSLFNPPTPGKSDNDYFLRIWNSEVGDSFRKFNQADKTTRKSPASASQASSSTKCGSVSAVTADISPNLAGCSTTARNQNEDTECKSCKSYAEDLNAGSDSSSSLELEDSSDSTLQLLLDFPINNDMSFLEENMDGYATYSAM, translated from the coding sequence ATGAGACTAATGGAAGTAATCTTTTTAATTCAACTGTTAATATGTGTTATAAGAATCCTGTGCAGTCTTGATGTTTCTATATTATTCAGGTGGGCTGCCATTGCCTCTCAGCTACCAGGCAGAACAGATAATGAGATAAAGAACTTGTGGAACACCCACCTGAAGAAACGCCTTCTTTGCATGGGACTTGACCCCCAAACTCATGAGCCCTTTACCTCTTGTGGACCAGCCATAAAAGCACCTGCATCCCCTGCTACTCGCCATATGGCACAATGGGAGAGTGCTAGGCTTGAAGCTGAGGCTCGGCTTTCCAGGGAGTCCTCACTCTTCAATCCACCAACTCCAGGGAAAAGTGATAATGATTATTTCCTGCGAATATGGAATTCTGAAGTTGGAGACTCATTTCGAAAATTCAATCAGGCAGATAAAACTACTCGCAAAAGCCCTGCTTCAGCATCTCAGGCGTCTTCATCGACTAAATGTGGATCAGTTTCAGCTGTCACTGCTGATATTAGCCCCAACTTAGCAGGCTGCTCTACCACAGCACGCAATCAAAATGAAGATACAGAGTGCAAGAGCTGCAAATCTTATGCTGAAGATTTGAATGCTGGGTCTGATTCATCAAGCTCCCTTGAGTTGGAGGATTCTTCAGACTCAACACTACAACTTTTGTTGGATTTTCCCATTAACAATGATATGAGTTTCTTGGAAGAAAACATGGACGGCTATGCCACTTATTCGGCAATGTAG
- the LOC110615935 gene encoding transcription factor MYB17 isoform X1, which translates to MGRTPCCDKKGLKKGPWTPEEDEILISYIKKNGHGSWRSLPKLAGLLRCGKSCRLRWTNYLRPDIKRGPFTLEEEKLVIQLHGILGNRWAAIASQLPGRTDNEIKNLWNTHLKKRLLCMGLDPQTHEPFTSCGPAIKAPASPATRHMAQWESARLEAEARLSRESSLFNPPTPGKSDNDYFLRIWNSEVGDSFRKFNQADKTTRKSPASASQASSSTKCGSVSAVTADISPNLAGCSTTARNQNEDTECKSCKSYAEDLNAGSDSSSSLELEDSSDSTLQLLLDFPINNDMSFLEENMDGYATYSAM; encoded by the exons ATGGGAAGAACACCCTGTTGTGATAAGAAGGGATTGAAAAAGGGACCCTGGACACCTGAAGAAGATGAGATTCTTATCAGTTACATCAAGAAGAATGGACATGGCAGTTGGCGCTCTCTCCCTAAGCTCGCAG GTCTTCTTCGCTGTGGTAAGAGTTGCCGGCTTAGATGGACCAACTATCTTAGGCCAGATATAAAACGAGGTCCCTTCACTCTTGAAGAGGAGAAACTTGTCATTCAGCTTCATGGTATTCTTGGAAATAG GTGGGCTGCCATTGCCTCTCAGCTACCAGGCAGAACAGATAATGAGATAAAGAACTTGTGGAACACCCACCTGAAGAAACGCCTTCTTTGCATGGGACTTGACCCCCAAACTCATGAGCCCTTTACCTCTTGTGGACCAGCCATAAAAGCACCTGCATCCCCTGCTACTCGCCATATGGCACAATGGGAGAGTGCTAGGCTTGAAGCTGAGGCTCGGCTTTCCAGGGAGTCCTCACTCTTCAATCCACCAACTCCAGGGAAAAGTGATAATGATTATTTCCTGCGAATATGGAATTCTGAAGTTGGAGACTCATTTCGAAAATTCAATCAGGCAGATAAAACTACTCGCAAAAGCCCTGCTTCAGCATCTCAGGCGTCTTCATCGACTAAATGTGGATCAGTTTCAGCTGTCACTGCTGATATTAGCCCCAACTTAGCAGGCTGCTCTACCACAGCACGCAATCAAAATGAAGATACAGAGTGCAAGAGCTGCAAATCTTATGCTGAAGATTTGAATGCTGGGTCTGATTCATCAAGCTCCCTTGAGTTGGAGGATTCTTCAGACTCAACACTACAACTTTTGTTGGATTTTCCCATTAACAATGATATGAGTTTCTTGGAAGAAAACATGGACGGCTATGCCACTTATTCGGCAATGTAG
- the LOC110615935 gene encoding transcription factor MYB17 isoform X2, producing MRFLSVTSRRMDMAVGALSLSSQVLTGLLRCGKSCRLRWTNYLRPDIKRGPFTLEEEKLVIQLHGILGNRWAAIASQLPGRTDNEIKNLWNTHLKKRLLCMGLDPQTHEPFTSCGPAIKAPASPATRHMAQWESARLEAEARLSRESSLFNPPTPGKSDNDYFLRIWNSEVGDSFRKFNQADKTTRKSPASASQASSSTKCGSVSAVTADISPNLAGCSTTARNQNEDTECKSCKSYAEDLNAGSDSSSSLELEDSSDSTLQLLLDFPINNDMSFLEENMDGYATYSAM from the exons ATGAGATTCTTATCAGTTACATCAAGAAGAATGGACATGGCAGTTGGCGCTCTCTCCCTAAGCTCGCAGGTACTTACGG GTCTTCTTCGCTGTGGTAAGAGTTGCCGGCTTAGATGGACCAACTATCTTAGGCCAGATATAAAACGAGGTCCCTTCACTCTTGAAGAGGAGAAACTTGTCATTCAGCTTCATGGTATTCTTGGAAATAG GTGGGCTGCCATTGCCTCTCAGCTACCAGGCAGAACAGATAATGAGATAAAGAACTTGTGGAACACCCACCTGAAGAAACGCCTTCTTTGCATGGGACTTGACCCCCAAACTCATGAGCCCTTTACCTCTTGTGGACCAGCCATAAAAGCACCTGCATCCCCTGCTACTCGCCATATGGCACAATGGGAGAGTGCTAGGCTTGAAGCTGAGGCTCGGCTTTCCAGGGAGTCCTCACTCTTCAATCCACCAACTCCAGGGAAAAGTGATAATGATTATTTCCTGCGAATATGGAATTCTGAAGTTGGAGACTCATTTCGAAAATTCAATCAGGCAGATAAAACTACTCGCAAAAGCCCTGCTTCAGCATCTCAGGCGTCTTCATCGACTAAATGTGGATCAGTTTCAGCTGTCACTGCTGATATTAGCCCCAACTTAGCAGGCTGCTCTACCACAGCACGCAATCAAAATGAAGATACAGAGTGCAAGAGCTGCAAATCTTATGCTGAAGATTTGAATGCTGGGTCTGATTCATCAAGCTCCCTTGAGTTGGAGGATTCTTCAGACTCAACACTACAACTTTTGTTGGATTTTCCCATTAACAATGATATGAGTTTCTTGGAAGAAAACATGGACGGCTATGCCACTTATTCGGCAATGTAG
- the LOC110615933 gene encoding DEAD-box ATP-dependent RNA helicase 8 isoform X1 codes for MNSNNRGRYPPGMGVGRGAVMNANPSFQSRVPQQQYVQRNLMQNHQQFQHQQQQQQHHQQQWLRRSQLPPVDSSVDEVEKTVQSEAVDSSSQDWKARLNIPPPDTRYKTEDVTATKGNEFEDYFLKRELLMGIYEKGFERPSPIQEESIPIALTGSDILARAKNGTGKTAAFCIPALEKIDQDNNVIQVVILVPTRELALQTSQVCKELGKHLKIQVMVTTGGTSLKDDIMRLYQPVHLLVGTPGRILDLAKKGVCILKDCSMLVMDEADKLLSPEFQPSVEQLIRFVPQNRQILMFSATFPVTVKDFKDRYLKKPYIINLMDELTLKGITQFYAFVEERQKVHCLNTLFSKLQINQSIIFCNSVNRVELLAKKITELGYSCFYIHAKMLQDHRNRVFHDFRNGACRNLVCTDLFTRGIDIQAVNVVINFDFPKNSETYLHRVGRSGRFGHLGLAVNLITYEDRFNLYRIEQELGTEIKQIPPHIDQAIYCR; via the exons ATGAACAGTAATAATAGAGGGCGGTATCCGCCGGGCATGGGTGTCGGTAGAGGCGCAGTTATGAACGCAAACCCAAGTTTTCAATCGAGGGTTCCGCAGCAGCAGTATGTGCAGAGGAATTTGATGCAGAATCACCAACAGTTTCAACACCAGCAGCAGCAACAACAACATCATCAGCAGCAGTGGTTGAGGAGGAGCCAGTTACCTCCTGTTGATTCCAGCGTTGACGAGGTTGAGAAGACAGTTCAGTCTGAGGCCGTTGACTCCAG ttCTCAAGATTGGAAGGCGAGGTTAAATATACCACCACCTGATACACGCTATAAAACAGAG GATGTGACAGCCACAAAAGGAAACGAGTTTGAGGACTATTTTCTGAAACGGGAATTGCTTATGGGAATCTATGAGAAGGGGTTTGAAAGGCCATCTCCTATTCAAGAAGAAAGCATACCAATTGCTCTTACTGGTAGCGATATTCTTGCGAGAGCTAAAAATGGGACTGGGAAAACAGCAGCCTTTTGCATTCCTGCCTTGGAAAAAATTGACCAAGATAACAATGTTATTCAAG TTGTTATACTTGTTCCTACTAGGGAGTTGGCTCTTCAGACATCACAAGTTTGTAAAGAGCTTGGAAAGCATTTGAAAATTCAAGTAATGGTCACTACAGGTGGTACAAGTCTAAAAGATGATATTATGCGATTATACCAACCAGTACATTTGCTTGTTGGAACTCCTGGAAGAATACTAGATCTTGCAAAGAAGGGTGTTTGCATTTTGAAAGATTGTTCGATGCTTGTTATGGATGAG GCCGACAAACTTCTGTCTCCTGAATTTCAGCCCTCTGTAGAGCAGCTGATCCGCTTTGTTCCTCAAAATCGTCAGATTTTGATGTTCTCTGCCACATTTCCTGTTACTGTTAAGGATTTCAAGGATAGATATTTAAAAAAGCCTTACATTATCAATCTTATGGATGAGCTTACTCTGAAGGGTATTACACAGTTTTATGCTTTTGTTGAAGAACGGCAGAAAGTTCACTGTCTAAACACTCTTTTCTCTAAG CTTCAAATAAACCAATCAATCATTTTCTGCAACTCTGTGAATCGGGTAGAACTTTTAGCCAAGAAGATCACAGAGCTTGGGTATTCCTGTTTTTATATTCACGCAAAGATGTTGCAAGACCATCGCAACAGAGTGTTTCATGACTTCCGCAATGGTGCATGCAGGAATCTTGTTTGCACTG ATTTGTTTACCAGGGGCATAGACATCCAAGCAGTGAATGTagttattaattttgatttccCCAAGAATTCTGAAACATATCTTCACAGG GTTGGTAGATCAGGAAGGTTTGGGCACCTTGGTTTGGCTGTGAATTTGATCACATATGAGGACCGCTTTAACTT GTATAGGATTGAGCAAGAGCTTGGGACTGAAATTAAGCAAATTCCTCCCCATATTGATCAGGCAATATATTGCCGTTGA
- the LOC110615933 gene encoding DEAD-box ATP-dependent RNA helicase 8 isoform X2: MNSNNRGRYPPGMGVGRGAVMNANPSFQSRVPQQQYVQRNLMQNHQQFQHQQQQQQHHQQQWLRRSQLPPVDSSVDEVEKTVQSEAVDSSSQDWKARLNIPPPDTRYKTEDVTATKGNEFEDYFLKRELLMGIYEKGFERPSPIQEESIPIALTGSDILARAKNGTGKTAAFCIPALEKIDQDNNVIQVVILVPTRELALQTSQVCKELGKHLKIQVMVTTGGTSLKDDIMRLYQPVHLLVGTPGRILDLAKKGVCILKDCSMLVMDEADKLLSPEFQPSVEQLIRFVPQNRQILMFSATFPVTVKDFKDRYLKKPYIINLMDELTLKGITQFYAFVEERQKVHCLNTLFSKLQINQSIIFCNSVNRVELLAKKITELGYSCFYIHAKMLQDHRNRVFHDFRNGACRNLVCTGW; this comes from the exons ATGAACAGTAATAATAGAGGGCGGTATCCGCCGGGCATGGGTGTCGGTAGAGGCGCAGTTATGAACGCAAACCCAAGTTTTCAATCGAGGGTTCCGCAGCAGCAGTATGTGCAGAGGAATTTGATGCAGAATCACCAACAGTTTCAACACCAGCAGCAGCAACAACAACATCATCAGCAGCAGTGGTTGAGGAGGAGCCAGTTACCTCCTGTTGATTCCAGCGTTGACGAGGTTGAGAAGACAGTTCAGTCTGAGGCCGTTGACTCCAG ttCTCAAGATTGGAAGGCGAGGTTAAATATACCACCACCTGATACACGCTATAAAACAGAG GATGTGACAGCCACAAAAGGAAACGAGTTTGAGGACTATTTTCTGAAACGGGAATTGCTTATGGGAATCTATGAGAAGGGGTTTGAAAGGCCATCTCCTATTCAAGAAGAAAGCATACCAATTGCTCTTACTGGTAGCGATATTCTTGCGAGAGCTAAAAATGGGACTGGGAAAACAGCAGCCTTTTGCATTCCTGCCTTGGAAAAAATTGACCAAGATAACAATGTTATTCAAG TTGTTATACTTGTTCCTACTAGGGAGTTGGCTCTTCAGACATCACAAGTTTGTAAAGAGCTTGGAAAGCATTTGAAAATTCAAGTAATGGTCACTACAGGTGGTACAAGTCTAAAAGATGATATTATGCGATTATACCAACCAGTACATTTGCTTGTTGGAACTCCTGGAAGAATACTAGATCTTGCAAAGAAGGGTGTTTGCATTTTGAAAGATTGTTCGATGCTTGTTATGGATGAG GCCGACAAACTTCTGTCTCCTGAATTTCAGCCCTCTGTAGAGCAGCTGATCCGCTTTGTTCCTCAAAATCGTCAGATTTTGATGTTCTCTGCCACATTTCCTGTTACTGTTAAGGATTTCAAGGATAGATATTTAAAAAAGCCTTACATTATCAATCTTATGGATGAGCTTACTCTGAAGGGTATTACACAGTTTTATGCTTTTGTTGAAGAACGGCAGAAAGTTCACTGTCTAAACACTCTTTTCTCTAAG CTTCAAATAAACCAATCAATCATTTTCTGCAACTCTGTGAATCGGGTAGAACTTTTAGCCAAGAAGATCACAGAGCTTGGGTATTCCTGTTTTTATATTCACGCAAAGATGTTGCAAGACCATCGCAACAGAGTGTTTCATGACTTCCGCAATGGTGCATGCAGGAATCTTGTTTGCACTG GTTGGTAG
- the LOC110615936 gene encoding uncharacterized protein LOC110615936, with the protein MARRLCLHTLTRQAIALPSSNPTTLHHPFTVVSPFTNLNSVRALLISRSFHIFINADSTWCIIWSHHRSRYLSSDSRDTSENDEEDEETEEEESDGEGDMSSNLKREYSAEEREAEAAAIALVVSPSTFSFYSSIDFTFSKESFGKGLIIAR; encoded by the coding sequence ATGGCGCGGAGACTATGTCTCCACACCCTAACCCGTCAAGCCATAGCTCTCCCCTCTTCAAACCCTACCACACTGCATCACCCTTTCACAGTTGTATCTCCTTTCACCAATCTTAATTCTGTCAGAGCTCTCCTCATCTCCAGATCCTTTCACATTTTTATCAATGCTGACTCCACATGGTGTATCATCTGGTCTCACCACCGTTCTCGCTATTTGTCGTCAGATTCTCGTGATACAAGCGAAAACGATGAGGAAGATGAAGAGACAGAGGAAGAGGAGAGCGATGGAGAAGGGGACATGAGTTCTAATTTGAAGAGAGAGTATTCGGCGGAGGAGAGGGAAGCGGAGGCTGCCGCAATTGCTTTAGTTGTGTCACCTTCAACTTTTTCATTCTACTCCTCGATAGATTTTACATTCTCCAAGGAATCTTTTGGAAAAGGATTGATCATTGCCAGGTGA
- the LOC110614759 gene encoding LIM domain-containing protein PLIM2b isoform X1 codes for MPGSVDCYQIMVSSGDGYGSRSMFPWMAFTGTLDKCKACDKTVYVVDMLSLEGVPYHKYCFKCSHCKGTLVMSNYSSMDGVLYCKTHFEQLFKESGNFSKNFQAGKTERQIDPSRAPSKLSSMFSGTQDKCSACSKTVYPLEKVTMEGECFHKSCFRCAHGGCPLTHSSYAALDGVLYCKHHFAQLFMEKGSYSHVLQAASHKRNASSTPPPEPAEAEADASAAADDSEEHS; via the exons ATGCCTGGCTCAGTTGATTGTTATCAGATTATGGTGTCCAGCGGTGATGGCTATGGTTCTCGCAGTATGTTCCCCTG GATGGCGTTCACTGGAACTCTTGACAAGTGCAAGGCTTGTGACAAGACTGTGTATGTCGTTGATATGTTGTCCCTTGAAGGAGTGCCTTATCATAAATACTGCTTCAAATGCAGCCACTGCAAAGGAACTCTTGTG ATGAGCAACTACTCCTCCATGGATGGAGTCCTCTACTGCAAGACACATTTTGAGCAACTTTTCAAGGAATCTGGCAATTTCAGCAAGAATTTTCAAGCAG GCAAAACTGAGAGGCAAATTGACCCG TCTAGGGCCCCCAGCAAACTCTCTTCCATGTTCTCTGGAACTCAAGACAAGTGTTCTGCTTGTAGCAAGACAGTCTACCCGCTAGAGaag GTGACTATGGAGGGAGAATGTTTTCACAAGTCATGCTTCAGGTGTGCCCATGGGGGGTGTCCTCTCACACACTCATCCTATGCTGCTCTTGATGGAGTCCTCTACTGCAAGCACCATTTTGCTCAGCTGTTCATGGAGAAAGGGAGCTATAGCCATGTTCTTCAGGCTGCTTCCCACAAGAGAAATGCTTCCTCCACACCACCTCCTGAGCCGGCTGAGGCAGAAGCAGATGCTTCAGCTGCTGCAGACGACTCAGAAGAGCACTCTTAA
- the LOC110614759 gene encoding LIM domain-containing protein PLIM2b isoform X2 translates to MAFTGTLDKCKACDKTVYVVDMLSLEGVPYHKYCFKCSHCKGTLVMSNYSSMDGVLYCKTHFEQLFKESGNFSKNFQAGKTERQIDPSRAPSKLSSMFSGTQDKCSACSKTVYPLEKVTMEGECFHKSCFRCAHGGCPLTHSSYAALDGVLYCKHHFAQLFMEKGSYSHVLQAASHKRNASSTPPPEPAEAEADASAAADDSEEHS, encoded by the exons ATGGCGTTCACTGGAACTCTTGACAAGTGCAAGGCTTGTGACAAGACTGTGTATGTCGTTGATATGTTGTCCCTTGAAGGAGTGCCTTATCATAAATACTGCTTCAAATGCAGCCACTGCAAAGGAACTCTTGTG ATGAGCAACTACTCCTCCATGGATGGAGTCCTCTACTGCAAGACACATTTTGAGCAACTTTTCAAGGAATCTGGCAATTTCAGCAAGAATTTTCAAGCAG GCAAAACTGAGAGGCAAATTGACCCG TCTAGGGCCCCCAGCAAACTCTCTTCCATGTTCTCTGGAACTCAAGACAAGTGTTCTGCTTGTAGCAAGACAGTCTACCCGCTAGAGaag GTGACTATGGAGGGAGAATGTTTTCACAAGTCATGCTTCAGGTGTGCCCATGGGGGGTGTCCTCTCACACACTCATCCTATGCTGCTCTTGATGGAGTCCTCTACTGCAAGCACCATTTTGCTCAGCTGTTCATGGAGAAAGGGAGCTATAGCCATGTTCTTCAGGCTGCTTCCCACAAGAGAAATGCTTCCTCCACACCACCTCCTGAGCCGGCTGAGGCAGAAGCAGATGCTTCAGCTGCTGCAGACGACTCAGAAGAGCACTCTTAA